One genomic region from Cyanobium usitatum str. Tous encodes:
- the lptC gene encoding LPS export ABC transporter periplasmic protein LptC: MTKTARLQRCPLLALSLAAVASLPVLLVGCRTQVSKEEPAQPFVFRSLNLRQKDSSGRPLWELTSPEVRYDLGRRVAQARDLRGTIYAKGQPLYLITASSGTVINDGELVQLEGPTRLERLGPKPLVVTSTRVRWYPKQERMELDRSPRASQGELLVSAQRARFWIKQDKLELRGLPLLERSGAVGLKLALSSADWFPTTGQLIGRGPVRGERRLATSGVQTLSAPSLSGNSLLQQIDLQAPVQVLDPGRKGRLDASHTRLDLARERISSPHPFTAVLDQSRLSGTGFEAIGPSHTLVVPLNCRLTQPTDSLVANRCSWNWQTNQIEALGAVELRRKALAQVTRSKRLQGVLTKQGMAVFSSPGARVETRVTLPPRARSGPDSRKPAPFAL; this comes from the coding sequence GTGACCAAGACCGCCAGGCTGCAACGGTGCCCCCTGCTGGCCCTGAGCCTGGCTGCGGTGGCAAGCCTGCCCGTGCTGCTGGTTGGATGCCGCACCCAGGTGTCTAAGGAGGAGCCGGCCCAACCTTTTGTCTTCCGCTCCCTCAACCTGCGCCAGAAGGATTCCAGCGGAAGGCCCCTGTGGGAATTGACCAGCCCGGAGGTCCGCTACGACCTCGGTCGCCGTGTGGCCCAAGCCCGCGACCTGCGCGGCACCATCTATGCCAAGGGCCAACCCCTGTATCTAATAACGGCCAGCAGTGGCACGGTCATTAACGACGGCGAGCTGGTGCAGTTGGAGGGCCCGACCCGGCTGGAGCGACTTGGGCCCAAGCCCCTTGTTGTGACCTCTACTCGTGTGCGTTGGTATCCCAAGCAGGAGCGCATGGAATTGGACCGCAGTCCACGCGCCTCCCAGGGGGAGTTGCTTGTGTCCGCTCAGCGGGCCCGCTTCTGGATCAAGCAGGACAAGTTGGAGTTGCGGGGTCTGCCCCTGTTGGAGCGTTCAGGGGCGGTCGGCTTGAAGCTGGCGCTGAGTTCTGCAGATTGGTTCCCAACGACTGGCCAACTGATCGGTCGAGGGCCAGTTCGGGGCGAACGGCGTCTCGCAACTAGTGGAGTTCAAACACTTTCGGCGCCTTCCCTCAGCGGTAATTCCCTGCTTCAGCAGATCGACCTACAGGCGCCGGTGCAGGTGCTGGATCCTGGCCGCAAGGGCCGTCTTGATGCCAGCCATACCCGCCTCGACCTGGCTCGGGAGCGCATTAGCAGTCCCCATCCCTTCACCGCTGTGCTGGATCAGTCCCGGCTTAGCGGCACTGGCTTTGAAGCGATTGGCCCTAGTCACACCTTGGTGGTGCCCCTTAATTGCCGCCTAACCCAACCGACCGACTCCCTCGTCGCCAATCGCTGCAGCTGGAATTGGCAGACAAACCAGATTGAGGCCCTTGGTGCTGTCGAGCTGCGCCGCAAGGCTCTTGCCCAGGTCACCCGCTCTAAGCGTCTTCAGGGCGTGCTGACTAAGCAGGGGATGGCTGTATTCAGCAGTCCGGGGGCACGGGTGGAAACTCGGGTGACTTTGCCTCCCCGGGCCCGATCAGGTCCTGATTCTCGCAAGCCGGCTCCATTCGCTCTTTAA
- a CDS encoding cofactor assembly of complex C subunit B, which produces MAPFTPARVCFLSGVASLALVVMNQTTAASIDPALERAAVLASFLAVALMLVGVLWTRALPEAAARVALEGVQGVELAEGLPEELAEELGWGSQMLLTATPAAAVVVLWQNKCLLRRGLLAQVPFEPGAICQRAQEKGAAISLVDLNLYPGRAEFESLLPGVPAVVVQPIDSRGLVVLAGWSPRCFSRSDLTWLEGWSQRLKERMEPACENQDLIGPGEAKSPEFPPVPPDC; this is translated from the coding sequence ATGGCTCCCTTCACACCCGCAAGGGTCTGTTTTCTGTCTGGGGTGGCTTCCCTGGCCCTGGTGGTAATGAATCAAACAACCGCGGCCAGCATCGATCCCGCCCTCGAGCGAGCCGCCGTATTGGCCAGCTTCCTGGCTGTGGCTCTGATGTTGGTGGGTGTGCTCTGGACCCGGGCCTTGCCCGAAGCGGCTGCCCGAGTTGCCCTCGAAGGGGTGCAGGGAGTGGAGCTCGCAGAGGGGCTACCTGAAGAGTTGGCAGAAGAATTGGGCTGGGGTAGCCAGATGTTGCTCACCGCCACCCCAGCGGCAGCAGTGGTGGTGCTGTGGCAAAACAAATGTCTGCTGCGCCGCGGCCTGCTGGCGCAGGTGCCCTTTGAACCAGGAGCAATCTGCCAGCGAGCCCAAGAAAAAGGGGCCGCCATCTCCCTTGTAGATCTGAACCTCTATCCAGGCCGTGCTGAATTTGAGAGCCTGCTGCCAGGGGTGCCAGCCGTAGTGGTTCAGCCGATTGACTCAAGGGGCTTGGTAGTGCTTGCCGGCTGGTCGCCGCGCTGCTTTAGCCGCAGCGATTTGACCTGGCTCGAGGGTTGGTCCCAGCGCCTTAAAGAGCGAATGGAGCCGGCTTGCGAGAATCAGGACCTGATCGGGCCCGGGGAGGCAAAGTCACCCGAGTTTCCACCCGTGCCCCCGGACTGCTGA
- the psb32 gene encoding photosystem II repair protein Psb32 has translation MPAPAQAIAASGLPATAPQERILDTADVLSRAAIGELSKTLESFSAERVDAHLITVNRLDYGLSLSQLGNSVLERWSEAGGEPNQVLFLIDSQTNTAAVVTSPGLVTQLDASLLRSTARTTMAQPIRDGGRYRQGSLDAMTRLLSVLQGGEDPGEPITAEIVSQPTNIPTKEETQSSNAFTWIVVLLTVGTIVPMLTWWVFSR, from the coding sequence ATGCCTGCCCCGGCACAGGCAATTGCCGCCAGTGGTCTACCTGCCACCGCTCCCCAGGAACGCATTCTTGACACCGCAGATGTGCTGAGCCGAGCAGCCATCGGCGAGCTCAGCAAAACCCTCGAAAGTTTTTCAGCAGAGCGCGTGGATGCCCACTTGATCACCGTCAACCGCCTTGACTACGGGCTGAGCCTTTCCCAGCTCGGCAATTCAGTGTTGGAGCGGTGGTCAGAGGCTGGGGGCGAGCCCAACCAGGTGCTTTTTTTAATTGACAGCCAGACGAACACTGCGGCAGTGGTGACCTCTCCCGGCCTGGTGACCCAGCTTGATGCCAGCCTGCTACGCAGCACGGCCAGAACCACCATGGCTCAGCCGATCCGCGATGGCGGTCGCTATCGCCAGGGCAGCCTCGATGCCATGACTCGCCTGCTCAGCGTGCTGCAGGGAGGAGAGGATCCTGGCGAACCAATCACCGCCGAGATTGTCAGCCAGCCTACGAACATCCCCACGAAGGAAGAAACGCAGTCAAGCAATGCTTTCACTTGGATTGTGGTGCTTCTAACGGTAGGCACGATTGTGCCCATGCTCACTTGGTGGGTCTTCTCGCGCTGA
- the pxcA gene encoding proton extrusion protein PcxA, producing MALTNWMGAFGRAQALDLSNDLERGYESALLIQSIELEHYNDRPVRPELDLRIPRSAQAQLLRRFRAALEVCRQSVQTLQTHRGELAGQEIRQFQLIESVVARYAASRDPLPAISRSPEVLPRSLIGVVDQVRRQLDPEAEANVVAGFRRRRDSTLVSLRILLLLILVPVLVQQISRTYVVSPLVDRFAPDNAFLTYPKPKLEEKAVEKLRLFQAEIEFDALLNGNPLPSRDQLQMQLASKAQSLKDEADLESTHAIKNVLADLGGLVGFVCVCLFGRRDLQVLRGFLDELVYGLSDSAKAFGIILFTDIFVGFHSPEGWTVLLDGVAHHLGLPAQENFIMLFIATFPVVLATVFKYWIFRYLNRVSPSSVATLHNMNGGG from the coding sequence ATGGCACTAACCAACTGGATGGGGGCATTTGGGCGCGCCCAGGCCCTGGACCTCAGCAACGATCTTGAGCGTGGTTATGAATCCGCCCTGCTCATCCAGAGCATTGAGCTAGAGCACTACAACGACCGGCCCGTACGCCCGGAATTGGACCTGCGTATTCCCAGGTCGGCCCAGGCCCAATTACTGCGCCGCTTTCGAGCCGCGCTAGAAGTCTGCCGCCAGTCGGTACAAACCCTGCAGACCCACCGAGGCGAGCTGGCAGGCCAGGAAATTCGCCAGTTTCAGCTTATTGAGTCCGTGGTTGCCCGCTACGCGGCTAGCAGGGATCCTCTGCCTGCCATCAGTCGCTCCCCGGAGGTGCTGCCCCGCAGCCTGATCGGCGTGGTTGATCAGGTGCGCCGCCAGCTCGACCCCGAGGCGGAAGCGAATGTGGTGGCTGGCTTTCGCCGGCGCAGAGACTCCACCTTGGTGTCTTTGCGCATCCTGCTACTGCTGATTTTGGTGCCGGTGCTGGTGCAGCAGATCAGCCGCACCTACGTGGTGTCGCCCCTTGTTGATCGCTTTGCTCCAGACAACGCCTTTCTTACCTATCCCAAGCCAAAGCTTGAGGAGAAGGCCGTTGAGAAGCTGCGACTTTTCCAGGCGGAAATTGAATTTGATGCTCTCTTGAATGGCAATCCCCTGCCAAGCCGAGATCAGCTGCAGATGCAGCTGGCCAGCAAGGCTCAGTCGCTCAAGGATGAAGCTGATCTAGAAAGCACCCACGCTATTAAAAACGTGCTTGCCGATCTTGGTGGTCTGGTCGGTTTTGTGTGCGTTTGCTTGTTTGGTCGCCGTGATCTTCAGGTGCTGCGCGGTTTTCTAGATGAGCTGGTTTATGGACTGAGTGATAGCGCCAAGGCCTTCGGAATTATCTTATTTACTGATATTTTTGTTGGCTTTCACAGCCCGGAGGGCTGGACAGTGCTGCTGGATGGGGTGGCTCACCACCTCGGCCTGCCTGCCCAGGAGAATTTCATAATGTTATTTATCGCCACCTTCCCAGTGGTTTTGGCAACCGTTTTCAAGTATTGGATTTTCCGCTATCTCAACCGTGTTTCACCTTCTTCTGTGGCCACGCTCCACAACATGAATGGTGGTGGTTGA
- the cobU gene encoding bifunctional adenosylcobinamide kinase/adenosylcobinamide-phosphate guanylyltransferase → MLGPTRSGKSRWAEHLAQQSGLPVTYLATGPRPSADDAAWLARVEAHAARRPPNWSVLEVDSALASSLDGLRSPGFALVDSLGTWVAAGLELDPSAWQQRCTALVQSLSTCEVPVLLVSEQTGWGVVPATAIGGLFRDRLGSLEQQLAPFCAAIWLVVAGRALNLSNLGFAVPSV, encoded by the coding sequence GTGCTTGGCCCAACTCGCAGTGGCAAGAGCCGCTGGGCCGAGCACCTCGCCCAGCAGTCAGGACTGCCGGTCACCTACCTGGCCACCGGACCTCGGCCAAGCGCTGACGATGCAGCCTGGTTGGCAAGGGTTGAGGCCCACGCAGCTAGACGCCCACCGAACTGGAGCGTCTTGGAAGTTGACAGCGCCTTAGCCAGCTCCCTCGACGGTCTTCGCTCCCCTGGCTTTGCCCTGGTCGATTCCCTCGGCACCTGGGTCGCTGCTGGCCTCGAGCTCGATCCGTCTGCCTGGCAGCAACGCTGTACAGCCCTTGTACAAAGCTTGAGCACCTGCGAGGTGCCCGTGCTGCTCGTCAGTGAGCAAACCGGCTGGGGGGTAGTGCCTGCCACCGCGATTGGCGGTTTGTTTCGCGATCGGCTTGGCTCCTTGGAGCAGCAGCTTGCCCCCTTCTGCGCTGCTATCTGGCTTGTGGTTGCGGGCCGCGCGCTCAATCTGAGCAACCTGGGTTTTGCCGTACCTTCTGTTTGA
- a CDS encoding tRNA (cytidine(34)-2'-O)-methyltransferase, protein MPQIVLFQPQIPPNTGSIARTCAATGTQLHLVEPLGFQIDDRQLKRAGLDYWPLVSLLRHTDWSAFADHRVRCGGRLVALSSHASQLYTSWQFEPDDWLLFGRETDGLPKDVLASADIALTIPMSGAQRPQQPGVRSLNLSVSVGVVLFEALRQQNLLTSA, encoded by the coding sequence GTGCCCCAGATCGTCTTATTTCAGCCCCAGATTCCACCCAACACAGGCAGCATTGCCCGCACCTGCGCGGCCACCGGCACGCAGCTGCACCTGGTGGAGCCCCTGGGATTCCAAATCGATGATCGCCAGCTCAAGCGGGCTGGCCTCGACTATTGGCCCCTGGTGTCCTTGCTGCGCCATACCGACTGGTCAGCGTTTGCTGATCACCGTGTCCGCTGCGGCGGTCGCCTGGTCGCCCTTAGTAGCCATGCAAGCCAGCTCTACACCAGTTGGCAATTTGAACCCGATGACTGGCTGCTGTTTGGCCGCGAAACCGACGGACTGCCAAAGGATGTGCTTGCTTCAGCCGATATTGCGCTGACGATCCCAATGTCGGGTGCCCAGCGGCCCCAGCAGCCCGGAGTGCGTAGCCTCAACCTCTCCGTATCGGTTGGAGTGGTGTTGTTTGAGGCGCTGCGACAACAGAATTTGCTGACATCGGCTTGA
- a CDS encoding peptidoglycan DD-metalloendopeptidase family protein, producing MKPLQTTLRFLIPCAIALPAVVAALDPADIEQASVDTLIAALPAPSVDKIWVKVRQPISVEELSSSLKLDEERLAKLNDVNEDHHFRQGDWLVVPSQQSRQIKQLAAIDTSELRRTPPLHSLPPVEERAIVRFGDTVVKIAQRYGLTLQELLRLNPGLETARLVVGSQVRLAQASSGSTRMVLGLKPSTSGGISWPELPGFDELNKPFDGPSSAQGWMWPTKGVFTSGYGWRWGRMHKGIDVANNVGTPIVAAKAGRVVFSGWHDGGYGYLVTLAHADGSRSLYAHNSRLMVRVGQEVEQGALISHMGSTGRSTGPHLHFEVHPPSSGAANPLQFLPPRA from the coding sequence ATGAAGCCTTTGCAAACAACTCTGCGATTCCTGATTCCTTGCGCCATTGCCCTGCCGGCAGTGGTTGCAGCTCTTGACCCCGCCGATATCGAGCAGGCTTCCGTTGATACCCTGATTGCCGCCCTACCTGCCCCCAGCGTCGACAAAATTTGGGTCAAGGTGCGCCAGCCCATCAGTGTTGAAGAGTTATCCAGCAGCCTTAAGCTCGATGAAGAGCGCTTGGCCAAGCTCAACGACGTAAACGAAGACCACCATTTCCGTCAGGGTGACTGGCTTGTTGTTCCTAGCCAGCAATCCAGACAGATCAAGCAGCTGGCAGCGATCGACACCAGCGAGCTACGCCGCACCCCTCCCCTCCATTCCCTGCCGCCTGTGGAGGAGCGCGCCATCGTCCGCTTTGGCGACACGGTCGTAAAGATTGCTCAGCGCTACGGATTAACCCTGCAAGAGCTGCTACGTCTTAATCCGGGTCTCGAAACAGCCCGGCTTGTGGTGGGCAGTCAGGTTCGGCTTGCTCAGGCCTCCTCGGGCAGCACCCGCATGGTGCTGGGGCTTAAGCCATCCACTAGCGGCGGTATCAGCTGGCCTGAACTGCCTGGTTTTGATGAGCTCAATAAGCCCTTTGATGGCCCCAGCTCAGCCCAGGGCTGGATGTGGCCCACCAAGGGGGTTTTTACTTCCGGATATGGATGGCGTTGGGGTCGCATGCACAAGGGCATCGACGTGGCCAACAACGTGGGGACGCCGATCGTGGCGGCCAAGGCTGGTCGCGTGGTCTTCTCTGGCTGGCACGACGGTGGTTACGGCTATTTGGTGACCCTGGCCCATGCCGATGGCAGCCGGTCCCTATATGCCCACAACAGCCGTCTGATGGTCCGGGTAGGACAAGAAGTTGAACAGGGAGCTTTGATCTCCCATATGGGCAGTACGGGCCGTAGCACCGGCCCCCATCTCCACTTCGAAGTACATCCCCCAAGTTCCGGAGCTGCCAACCCCCTCCAGTTCCTGCCACCTAGGGCCTGA
- a CDS encoding peroxiredoxin encodes MSRLVGLQAPDFTATAVVDQEFKEISLSQYRGKYVVLFFYPLDFTFVCPTEIIAFSERYNDFSSRNCEVLGVSVDSQFSHLAWVQTDRKNGGIGDIAYPLLADLKKDIARSYEVLDEEAGVALRGLFIIDPDGVIMQSTINNLPVGRSVDETLRLLQAFQHIRNNPDEVCPANWNPGDKTMNPDPVKSKEFFAAVN; translated from the coding sequence ATGTCCCGGCTAGTTGGCCTGCAGGCTCCAGATTTCACCGCCACCGCAGTGGTGGATCAGGAATTCAAGGAGATCAGCCTCTCCCAGTACCGCGGCAAGTACGTGGTGCTTTTCTTCTACCCCCTCGACTTCACCTTCGTCTGCCCAACGGAGATCATCGCCTTCTCCGAGCGCTACAACGACTTCTCCAGCCGCAACTGCGAAGTGCTGGGTGTTTCAGTTGATAGTCAGTTCAGCCACCTCGCCTGGGTTCAGACGGATCGCAAAAACGGTGGTATTGGCGATATCGCTTATCCCCTCCTTGCTGACCTCAAGAAGGACATCGCCCGCTCCTATGAAGTCCTCGATGAGGAAGCAGGTGTGGCCCTGCGTGGTCTGTTCATCATTGATCCTGATGGCGTGATCATGCAAAGCACAATCAACAATCTGCCCGTGGGCCGCAGCGTGGACGAGACCTTGCGTCTGCTACAGGCTTTCCAGCACATCCGCAACAACCCAGACGAAGTCTGCCCAGCCAACTGGAACCCAGGCGATAAGACCATGAATCCCGACCCCGTTAAGAGCAAGGAGTTTTTCGCAGCCGTTAACTGA
- the purQ gene encoding phosphoribosylformylglycinamidine synthase subunit PurQ — protein sequence MTIGIVVFPGSNCDRDVRWALEGCVGLPSRFLWHEERDLSGLDAVVIPGGFSYGDYLRCGAIARFAPVLESVRVFAEAGGAVLGICNGFQVLTEMGLLPGALTRNARLHFLCEPTPLSVNPGNCRWLREYSEAEAIVLPIAHGEGRYQCERAQLAELEANGQVVLRYASNPNGSVGDVAGLTNPGGNVLGLMPHPERACDPLTGGLDGLRLLASLRK from the coding sequence ATGACCATTGGCATCGTGGTGTTTCCAGGCTCAAATTGTGACCGGGATGTGCGCTGGGCCTTAGAGGGCTGCGTCGGTCTGCCGAGCCGCTTCCTTTGGCATGAGGAGCGCGATCTCAGCGGCCTAGACGCGGTGGTAATCCCAGGCGGCTTCAGCTATGGCGACTATTTGCGCTGCGGTGCAATTGCCAGGTTTGCGCCCGTATTGGAGTCGGTAAGGGTTTTTGCTGAAGCAGGCGGTGCGGTGTTGGGTATCTGCAATGGCTTTCAGGTGCTCACCGAGATGGGGCTATTGCCCGGAGCACTCACCCGCAATGCTCGGCTGCACTTTCTCTGTGAACCAACCCCGCTAAGCGTTAATCCAGGCAACTGTCGCTGGTTGAGGGAGTACAGCGAGGCAGAAGCGATCGTGCTGCCGATCGCCCATGGGGAGGGGCGATACCAGTGCGAGCGCGCCCAATTGGCTGAGCTCGAAGCAAATGGTCAGGTGGTGTTGCGCTACGCAAGCAATCCGAACGGCTCGGTTGGTGATGTGGCGGGCCTAACCAACCCAGGCGGCAATGTGCTGGGTCTGATGCCCCATCCGGAACGGGCCTGCGACCCGCTCACAGGTGGGCTGGATGGATTAAGGCTGCTTGCCAGCCTGCGCAAGTGA
- the purS gene encoding phosphoribosylformylglycinamidine synthase subunit PurS, whose product MPLFRARVQVSLRPSVLDPAGEATRSAAARLGVEGVRSLRIGKAIELELEAPDQTTAQAQLELLSDRLFANPVIENWQLELLEMAGEQQQ is encoded by the coding sequence GTGCCACTCTTCCGCGCTCGCGTTCAGGTTTCACTTCGGCCCTCGGTGCTTGATCCAGCTGGCGAGGCCACCAGGTCTGCAGCGGCCCGACTCGGCGTCGAAGGCGTCCGCAGCCTGCGCATCGGCAAGGCAATAGAGCTGGAACTGGAGGCACCGGACCAAACCACCGCCCAAGCCCAGCTGGAATTGCTCAGTGATCGCTTGTTTGCCAATCCTGTGATCGAAAATTGGCAGCTAGAGCTGCTTGAAATGGCCGGGGAGCAGCAGCAATGA
- the cobW gene encoding cobalamin biosynthesis protein CobW produces MTKQTGRLPVTVVTGFLGAGKTTLLRHLLLNSGQRLAVLVNEFGEVGIDGDLLRSCGFCPEDELDTRLVELANGCLCCTVQDDFLPTMEKLLERADSLDGIVVETSGLALPEPLIAALNWPQIRTRIRLNGVVAVVDGQALAAGSVVANPAALEAQRLADPSLDHASAIDELFAEQLEAADLVLISRADCLSASEIDLVHKGLAPQLQPGAVLLSMGRGVVSPELLLGLERRQPTIPGHDHDDHEHDHHDHSHVAIESLALELHGDFCRVALEQQLLHLVSDSALIRLKGRLWLSGKNRPLQIQAVGPRLECWFEPGAGQTSAAQQAPGLELVLLGFQLDQPGIESCLNQALSAELAVAN; encoded by the coding sequence ATGACAAAACAAACTGGAAGGCTGCCTGTCACCGTGGTGACAGGTTTTCTCGGTGCGGGCAAAACAACCTTGCTGCGCCATCTGCTGCTGAACAGCGGTCAACGTCTGGCTGTTCTGGTCAATGAATTCGGCGAGGTTGGTATCGACGGGGACCTGCTCCGCAGCTGTGGTTTCTGCCCTGAAGATGAGCTCGATACCCGCCTGGTGGAGCTGGCAAATGGCTGCCTCTGCTGCACGGTCCAAGACGACTTCTTGCCAACTATGGAGAAGCTGCTTGAGCGTGCAGACAGCCTGGATGGGATCGTGGTGGAAACCAGTGGCCTGGCGCTACCGGAACCACTGATTGCAGCCCTGAATTGGCCCCAAATCCGCACCCGCATTCGCCTCAACGGCGTGGTGGCAGTTGTTGATGGCCAAGCCCTTGCAGCAGGCAGTGTGGTGGCAAATCCAGCCGCTCTCGAAGCCCAGCGGCTTGCTGATCCAAGCCTGGATCACGCTTCGGCTATCGATGAATTGTTTGCCGAGCAGCTGGAGGCTGCCGATCTGGTTTTGATCAGTCGGGCCGATTGCCTATCTGCAAGCGAGATTGATTTGGTGCATAAGGGCCTTGCCCCCCAGCTGCAGCCAGGAGCTGTGCTGTTGTCGATGGGCAGGGGTGTGGTCTCCCCCGAGCTTCTGCTGGGCCTTGAGCGCCGGCAGCCGACCATCCCAGGCCACGACCATGACGATCACGAGCATGACCATCACGACCACAGCCATGTCGCCATTGAGTCGCTTGCCCTCGAGCTGCATGGCGATTTCTGCCGGGTTGCCCTTGAGCAACAACTGCTGCACCTGGTGAGCGATAGCGCCCTGATCCGGCTCAAAGGGCGTCTTTGGCTTTCAGGTAAAAACCGGCCGCTTCAGATCCAGGCTGTTGGACCGCGGCTGGAGTGCTGGTTTGAACCAGGAGCTGGGCAGACTTCGGCCGCCCAGCAGGCCCCGGGCCTGGAGCTGGTGTTACTTGGCTTCCAACTGGATCAACCAGGGATCGAATCCTGCCTAAACCAGGCCCTGAGCGCTGAGCTTGCGGTTGCTAACTAG
- a CDS encoding HupE/UreJ family protein: protein MNLIKTPPQGQALGGWLLLAGLASIAIGVLNPVQAHHFADISQLQPSMFNGLLSGLAHPVLGPDHLLFLLALSLVGLQQRLGWSLGLLAVGLLGSGAGLLWPGMPSSESLVACTLIVEALVLLRRLPPLLLLPAMAVHGYVLSGPVFGWSAMPVVAYGTGLFLSQAALLAVALIALRPLAARLSSTQLRWLGFALMALGGTWALAGLAA, encoded by the coding sequence ATGAATTTGATCAAAACACCACCCCAAGGCCAAGCCCTGGGGGGCTGGTTGTTGCTTGCCGGACTGGCATCAATTGCTATTGGCGTCCTCAACCCAGTCCAGGCCCATCATTTTGCCGATATCAGCCAGCTGCAGCCCAGCATGTTCAATGGCTTGCTGAGTGGTCTTGCTCACCCAGTGCTGGGACCGGATCATCTGCTTTTCCTACTGGCACTTTCCCTGGTGGGGTTGCAGCAGCGGCTTGGTTGGAGTCTCGGACTACTTGCTGTTGGCTTACTCGGCAGTGGCGCTGGCCTGCTGTGGCCGGGGATGCCAAGCTCTGAATCCTTGGTGGCCTGCACCCTCATTGTTGAGGCACTGGTGTTGCTGCGGCGCTTGCCGCCCCTGCTGCTGCTTCCCGCCATGGCAGTACACGGCTACGTACTGAGTGGCCCCGTATTTGGCTGGAGCGCCATGCCCGTAGTGGCTTACGGCACGGGCTTATTCCTTTCCCAGGCAGCCCTGCTTGCGGTGGCACTAATTGCGCTGCGACCCTTGGCGGCACGTCTTTCTTCAACCCAGCTGCGCTGGCTTGGTTTCGCCCTAATGGCCCTTGGCGGCACCTGGGCCCTGGCCGGCTTGGCAGCCTGA
- a CDS encoding pentapeptide repeat-containing protein: protein MSSRSESRANWSGGWLLAALALVLTWCLGVSPAAAITAPELRSQRSLQDLQPDMHGRNLQQQEFLKATLAGFDLSGTDLRGAVFNSSDLRGANLKDANLEDAVAFASHFEDTDLSGAVLRNAMLMQSHFKGATIEGADFSDAVLDLPEQKALCKRAAGVNPSTGVATKDSLACR, encoded by the coding sequence ATGAGCTCGAGATCTGAAAGCCGAGCGAATTGGTCTGGTGGCTGGCTGCTAGCGGCACTGGCCCTGGTGCTGACCTGGTGCCTGGGGGTCTCACCGGCCGCTGCGATCACCGCCCCTGAGCTGCGCAGCCAGCGGTCGCTACAAGACCTCCAACCCGACATGCACGGCCGCAACCTTCAACAGCAGGAGTTTTTGAAGGCAACCCTGGCTGGCTTCGATCTGAGCGGAACCGATTTGCGCGGAGCTGTTTTCAACAGCAGCGACCTACGGGGCGCCAACCTCAAGGACGCCAACCTGGAGGACGCAGTGGCCTTCGCCAGTCACTTTGAGGACACTGACCTCAGTGGTGCTGTGCTGCGAAACGCCATGTTGATGCAGAGCCACTTCAAAGGGGCAACCATTGAGGGAGCTGATTTCAGTGATGCAGTGCTCGATCTGCCTGAGCAGAAAGCACTCTGCAAACGAGCTGCCGGTGTTAATCCGAGCACCGGAGTCGCCACTAAAGACAGCCTGGCGTGCCGATAG
- a CDS encoding uracil phosphoribosyltransferase, with the protein MATMVMALRVVVPPHPLIGHWLGVLRDRHTPGSLYASATAELGRWLTYEAVRDWLPHRRIQLESPLAAAEADVVDPAVPLLALPLLTAGLGLWQGGQTVLPSAQVLHLQESLGVISPPVGPIPPRCGVLLFLAELGDGESLLQLLDDLSALGVSGDRLRVITSLASGPGLKAVGERHGNLTIYAAGIDPDLNEAGAIVPGIGDVRQRLFGGTVLDEMPTNT; encoded by the coding sequence ATGGCAACCATGGTGATGGCTTTGCGGGTGGTGGTTCCCCCCCACCCTCTGATTGGCCACTGGCTTGGCGTTCTGCGCGATCGACACACGCCTGGCTCGCTCTACGCCTCCGCCACTGCTGAGCTAGGTCGCTGGCTCACCTATGAGGCTGTGCGCGATTGGCTGCCCCACAGGCGCATCCAGCTGGAATCACCTCTTGCTGCGGCGGAGGCAGACGTGGTGGATCCGGCGGTCCCCCTGCTGGCCCTGCCCCTGCTAACAGCTGGGCTTGGCCTTTGGCAGGGCGGCCAAACGGTGCTTCCTTCTGCCCAGGTGCTGCACCTACAGGAAAGCCTGGGTGTGATATCTCCTCCAGTCGGGCCAATCCCACCCCGCTGCGGAGTTTTGCTGTTTTTAGCGGAACTCGGAGACGGTGAGTCCCTGCTCCAACTGCTCGATGACCTTTCAGCCCTAGGTGTGAGCGGTGATCGCTTGCGAGTGATTACCTCGCTGGCCTCTGGGCCAGGACTCAAGGCTGTCGGTGAGCGGCACGGCAACCTCACTATCTACGCCGCTGGCATCGATCCGGATTTGAACGAAGCCGGTGCGATCGTGCCTGGTATCGGCGATGTGAGGCAGAGGTTGTTCGGTGGCACGGTGCTGGATGAAATGCCCACCAATACCTAG